One genomic region from Mycobacterium basiliense encodes:
- the moaC gene encoding cyclic pyranopterin monophosphate synthase MoaC, translating to MTDSQAMLTHLDEHGAARMVDVSAKDVTRRQARASGAVIMNPKTLEMITDGAAKKGDVFAAARLAGIMAAKRTGELIPLCHPLGMDAVTVELTPAGTDRLLITATVTTTGRTGVEMEALTAVSVAALTVYDMCKAVDREMVISDIRLEEKFGGRSGHFIRHA from the coding sequence ATGACGGACAGCCAGGCGATGTTGACACATCTTGATGAGCACGGCGCGGCTCGAATGGTCGACGTGTCGGCTAAGGACGTCACCCGCCGGCAAGCTCGCGCCTCGGGCGCAGTGATCATGAACCCGAAGACACTTGAGATGATCACCGATGGGGCGGCGAAGAAGGGCGACGTGTTCGCCGCCGCGCGGCTGGCCGGGATCATGGCCGCCAAACGGACCGGCGAGCTGATCCCACTGTGCCATCCACTGGGCATGGACGCTGTCACCGTGGAGCTCACCCCGGCCGGAACCGATCGACTGCTGATCACCGCGACGGTGACGACCACCGGGCGTACCGGAGTTGAGATGGAAGCCTTGACCGCGGTATCGGTCGCCGCACTGACGGTCTACGACATGTGCAAGGCGGTCGATCGGGAGATGGTGATCTCCGATATCCGCCTAGAAGAGAAGTTCGGTGGCCGGTCGGGCCATTTTATCCG